In the Eremothecium cymbalariae DBVPG#7215 chromosome 7, complete sequence genome, one interval contains:
- the CKB1 gene encoding casein kinase 2 regulatory subunit CKB1 (similar to Ashbya gossypii AGR163W), giving the protein MSFMEEVSDVSESSNYDEWISSFCSRFGHEFFCQVPTDFIEDDFNLTGLSQEIPHYRRALDLILDLVSLSDEEEESMGGDATRTAALTSNGGTDQNNGNGRRTPPTNQDGQTVNKSIIEHCAEQLYGLIHARYILTKQGLQAMAEKFDHKEFGTCPRYYCGGMQLLPCGLSDTVGKNTVRLYCASCQDLYLPHSSRHLCLEGAFWGTSFPGVFLKHFKELEDYVEQKNKNVYRLRIFGFALAKESISGPRMEWLRQYPSTEAEWEEFVKCEYEILKLKDLE; this is encoded by the coding sequence ATGTCCTTCATGGAGGAGGTTTCGGACGTTAGTGAATCAAGTAACTACGACGAATGGATCTCTAGTTTTTGCTCTCGTTTTGGACACGAATTCTTCTGCCAGGTTCCTACTGACttcattgaagatgacTTTAATCTTACTGGGCTATCTCAGGAGATTCCACATTATCGGAGGGCGCTTGATTTAATATTAGATCTGGTGTCTTTATCagatgaggaagaggaaAGCATGGGGGGGGATGCTACTAGAACAGCGGCGCTGACGAGTAATGGAGGGACTGATCAAAACAATGGCAATGGTAGGAGAACGCCACCCACTAATCAAGATGGGCAGACTGTGAATAAGTCTATTATTGAGCATTGTGCGGAGCAACTATATGGGTTAATTCACGCGCGCTATATTCTGACAAAACAAGGCTTACAGGCCATGGCAGAGAAGTTCGATCACAAGGAGTTTGGTACATGTCCCAGGTATTACTGTGGAGGAATGCAATTGCTTCCCTGTGGTTTGAGTGATACGGTTGGTAAGAACACCGTGAGGTTGTATTGTGCTTCCTGTCAGGACTTGTATCTACCACATTCAAGCCGGCATTTATGTCTTGAAGGTGCATTCTGGGGCACAAGTTTCCCAGGTGTGTTTCTGAAACATTTTAAGGAGCTAGAAGACTATGTTGAgcagaagaacaagaacgTTTACCGTCTGAGGATATTTGGATTTGCATTGGCCAAAGAATCCATATCTGGCCCCAGGATGGAATGGCTGAGACAATATCCTTCCACAGAAGCCGAGTGGGAGGAGTTTGTAAAATGCGAGTACGAGATTCTGAAGTTAAAGGATCTAGAATGA
- the SPT2 gene encoding Spt2p (similar to Ashbya gossypii AGR161C), translating into MSFLAKLSKLKKTASATTKSEQSTNSKDKSNLLLNDDSTLLPKHYIREEDPAIRRLKEKRRQDQIKRGSLGTPRSGSRKRLKTPGASRSNKGELSEEDDKVSFTTKWKLPNPSKVSKPSVPKGPLKKLSFDDLMKQAEEKAKSSKPEPDVATQSSRTTTTKLTKRGFKDKTRHTPKALVKGFTGGSPVKKKPIEKPVKIRVPSSNGIAKPNEKLRKMLEKRNIKRQTTEFEGNGSDLEDFIDDEEDEVDSQDGYGYNKDEIWSIFNKGRKRRYSDDYNDYDDDMEANEMEILEEEDYSSKVAKREDKMEEEWMRKHEEEKKKKWTRA; encoded by the coding sequence ATGAGCTTTTTGGCTAAACTCTctaaattgaagaaaactGCATCTGCAACTACTAAGAGCGAACAATCAACAAATAGCAAAGACAAGAGCAATCTATTGTTGAATGATGATTCAACATTGCTACCGAAACATTACATTAGAGAAGAAGACCCTGCTATAAGAAGATTAAAGGAAAAGAGAAGACAAGATCAAATCAAACGTGGGAGTTTGGGTACCCCAAGGTCAGGTTCACGGAAAAGGTTAAAGACCCCAGGAGCAAGTCGTTCTAACAAGGGGGAATTAAGcgaagaagatgataaagtGTCTTTTACAACCAAATGGAAACTTCCAAATCCAAGTAAAGTCTCTAAGCCCAGTGTACCTAAGGGTCCTCTGAAGAAATTAAGTTTCGACGACTTGATGAAACAAGCTGAGGAGAAGGCTAAATCTTCGAAACCTGAACCAGATGTTGCAACACAATCTTCTCGGACGACGACCACTAAACTTACCAAACGGGGGTTTAAAGATAAGACCAGGCATACACCAAAAGCCTTAGTTAAAGGATTCACCGGGGGCTCGCCTGtaaaaaagaaaccaaTTGAAAAACCAGTCAAGATAAGAGTTCCCTCATCGAATGGTATAGCTAAACCCAATGAGAAACTTCGTAAAATGTTGGAAAAGCGGAATATTAAACGCCAAACTACTGAGTTCGAAGGTAATGGATCTGATTTAGAGGACttcattgatgatgaagaggatgaagtGGACTCCCAAGATGGTTATGGATACAACAAGGACGAGATTTGGTCTATTTTCAATAAAGGGCGCAAGAGACGTTACAGTGATGACTACAACGActatgatgatgatatggaGGCAAATGAAATGGAGattttagaagaagaagattattcATCTAAAGTGGCGAAGAGAGAGGATAAAATGGAGGAGGAATGGATGCGAAAGcacgaagaagaaaagaaaaaaaagtgGACAAGAGCATAA
- the ATE1 gene encoding arginyltransferase (similar to Ashbya gossypii AGR165W): MELGDRLIISKPLFISEAANPRCGYCRGCKPAYNNFPTDSWYELHKEQISHIELTTVTVGLQVELLPVNIYDELCNMGFRRSGNFLYKADLLRNCCRLYTIRTAASHLKLSKELKSCIKKFVKRISNSAPVGSANSTGSVGNGDGCSRSSGGKGHGARRSGGQLGSKVEVGGATERTAYQFISDIVESELASDTFYTRFEPALFTQEKYELFVQYQEKIHNDHITHPHQFKDFLCASPFPEDVILGTSEEWEELNNWRHAKRGQKFKRFGPVHECYYYEGKLIALAVSDFLPSGISSVYFIWDPNYSHWSLGKLSALREIAITEMLNRNYYYLGYYIEDCPKMKYKAKYGGEILDVCNNQYVPLHQLQEYISNGKFFVLENDREGNNYSDEEEFEEHTDETRPLSELPLDSKYILDTSKPLRNIVERIYGEKGGAVHAANDAVDKLIDLGVAYTPQLINDLYSQKFIAPTDALGDRFTDEIYNLPNVVPGLVPLWEILKTIKSGDINHLNGKLMIYDTRAGQVRVLKHFQQESPQTKRYICNVIRLIGLKTTASSLIII; this comes from the coding sequence ATGGAGCTAGGGGATAGATTAATCATTTCGAAGCCGTTGTTTATTTCAGAAGCTGCTAATCCACGTTGTGGGTATTGCAGGGGTTGTAAGCCTGCATACAATAATTTCCCTACAGATTCGTGGTATGAGTTACATAAAGAACAAATTTCACATATAGAGCTGACCACGGTGACGGTCGGTTTGCAGGTGGAGTTGCTTCCGGTGAATATTTATGATGAACTTTGTAATATGGGGTTTAGGAGGTCAGGGAACTTTCTTTATAAGGCGGATTTGTTGAGGAACTGCTGTAGATTGTACACAATTAGAACAGCAGCGTCTCATCTTAAGCTTTCAAAAGAACTAAAGAGTTGTATCAAGAAGTTTGTGAAACGGATATCCAATTCAGCGCCGGTTGGTTCTGCTAATAGCACAGGTAGTGTGGGCAATGGGGATGGGTGCTCTCGCTCTAGTGGTGGTAAAGGGCATGGTGCAAGACGTTCGGGAGGTCAATTAGGTTCTAAGGTTGAAGTTGGTGGGGCGACAGAACGTACAGCATACCAGTTTATCAGTGATATAGTGGAGAGCGAGCTGGCGAGCGATACCTTCTACACTCGATTTGAGCCTGCTTTATTTACTCAGGAGAAATACGAACTATTTGTGCAATACCAGGAGAAGATACACAACGACCATATCACTCATCCGCATCAGTTTAAAGACTTTCTATGTGCATCTCCGTTTCCCGAAGACGTGATTTTAGGTACTTCAGAAGAGTGGGAGGAGTTGAATAATTGGAGACATGCGAAAAGGGGTCAGAAATTCAAGCGATTCGGCCCTGTGCATGAGTGCTACTACTATGAAGGAAAGTTGATTGCCCTAGCGGTTTCTGACTTTTTGCCAAGTGGGATCTCATCggtatattttatttgggATCCGAATTACAGCCATTGGTCACTTGGGAAATTGAGCGCTCTAAGAGAGATAGCAATTACTGAAATGCTCAAtagaaattattattacttggGTTATTATATCGAGGATTGTCCCAAGATGAAATATAAAGCCAAGTACGGTGGCGAGATATTGGACGTTTGTAACAATCAATATGTCCCCTTACATCAGTTACAAGAGTACATTAGCAATGGGAAATTCTTTGTGTTAGAAAATGATAGAGAGGGGAATAATTATTCCGACGAGGAGGAATTTGAGGAGCACACTGATGAAACTAGACCCTTGAGTGAATTGCCACTGGAtagtaaatatattttggaCACCTCAAAACCTCTTCGTAATATAGTTGAACGAATCTACGGAGAGAAAGGCGGAGCTGTACATGCTGCTAACGACGCAGTTGACAAACTCATTGACCTGGGTGTTGCCTATACACCACAACTGATCAATGACCTATACTCTCAGAAATTTATAGCCCCGACGGACGCCCTGGGTGATCGTTTTACAGATGAAATCTACAATTTACCGAACGTGGTCCCCGGTTTGGTCCCTCTATGGGAAATCCTAAAAACTATAAAAAGTGGAGATATTAACCATTTGAACGGGAAACTAATGATATATGATACCAGAGCTGGTCAAGTCCGGGTACTAAAACACTTTCAGCAAGAATCTCCCCAAACCAAAAGATACATCTGCAATGTAATCAGACTAATAGGCTTAAAAACTACAGCCAGTTCGTTAATCATTATATGA
- the RAD4 gene encoding Rad4p (similar to Ashbya gossypii AGR162C) — protein sequence MGDKLPPEYFELVRDALAEEVQVKKRRVEHGNDSPPVVVSISSSDDGQDSPTEEDQSEEEDYDSDEFEDVVTEDNGNQGVDVSLNIDSSSPRKSSSRSVSKAAIVDPKTRQFRKFFHMFYLVAMMLHYYLRNEWLNDPKLQGKLSDLVPDKVLINLSPERDEELPLRSTRKLLDALKACMKLWIKHCKVINGKDDGLYMWRWDWLSNGAGRLQKPLTQRQFRNILTKGAPMSRKIAAEGFVAMLRGCGLNARLVVSLQPPDFTNLKSFVAADSNSKDTDAQDTNKFEYPLFWCEVWDKFAKSWINIDPICKEVIEQIRYKSKLEPTGKYAKFNQLRYVIAFDRKKGCKDVTRRYAAGYNAKILKRRITRDQAGLAWYNTVIGAFHRRKRTKIDDYEDEYFKKRDEMEGIPNNIADLKNHPYYAIEKDLKQNEILRPGCVQCGFLRLKSTKKHNLSTIKVYKRSDILQCFSARNWYMQGRILKTGCMPAKIIKVKEFNTGEQTTERLYHYDDTEPYVPPVVDSEGNIPINAYGNIDVYKPWMIPKGCVLIESNCAIKAAAFIGIPFAKAVTGFKFEKSRGAKTRSAKPRITGVVVETQYCEAVCSMIEGIHYLAAQELKEERELQVLKSWAKLLAQLRVKNRLNERHGTIEDNEVSEEEPKTEDLPESGGFIIEETTDIIPDQSNPFAHEEETRGFFDQDISTEAIDNYNSSERSKVENYEDPNSATSSKRNSKEAEIADEYVLFMEELNENDSDHIDNK from the coding sequence ATGGGAGACAAACTACCACCAGAGTACTTTGAATTAGTCAGAGATGCGTTAGCAGAAGAAGTCCAGGTTAAGAAACGAAGAGTTGAGCATGGGAACGATTCTCCGCCAGTGGTTGTAAGCATCTCTTCATCGGACGACGGACAAGATTCCCCCACTGAAGAGGATCAGAGCgaggaagaagattacGATAgtgatgaatttgaagatgtGGTTACAGAAGACAATGGTAATCAGGGAGTAGATGTTAGTTTAAATATTGATTCCTCATCCCCACGAAAATCCAGTTCTAGGAGTGTTAGTAAAGCTGCAATTGTAGATCCTAAAACACGTCAATTCCGCAAGTTTTTTCATATGTTTTATCTGGTTGCGATGATGTTGCACTACTATCTACGTAATGAATGGTTGAATGATCCTAAATTGCAGGGGAAGCTGTCTGACTTGGTTCCTGATAAAGTGCTTATAAATTTAAGTCCCGAAAGAGATGAAGAACTACCCCTGCGTTCTACTAGGAAACTATTAGATGCGCTCAAAGCGTGTATGAAGCTATGGATCAAACATTGCAAGGTTATTAACGGTAAAGACGACGGGCTGTATATGTGGAGATGGGATTGGCTCTCGAATGGTGCGGGGCGTTTGCAGAAGCCATTGACTCAACGACAGTTTAGAAACATACTAACGAAAGGAGCACCAATGTCACGGAAAATTGCTGCTGAAGGATTTGTTGCAATGTTGCGAGGATGTGGTTTAAATGCACGTCTTGTGGTCAGTCTTCAACCTCCGGATTTTACCAATTTGAAATCCTTCGTTGCTGCAGATTCAAATTCTAAAGACACAGATGCTCAGGACACTAATAAATTTGAATACCCGTTGTTTTGGTGTGAAGTATGGGATAAATTCGCAAAATCATGGATTAATATAGACCCAATTTGTAAGGAAGTTATCGAACAGATTAGATATAAATCAAAGTTGGAGCCAACAGGGAAATATGCCAAGTTTAACCAGCTGAGGTATGTGATTGCCTTTGACAGAAAGAAAGGTTGTAAAGATGTTACTAGGAGGTATGCTGCAGGATATAATGCAAAGATTTTAAAACGTAGGATTACCAGGGATCAGGCTGGCTTAGCATGGTATAATACTGTGATCGGGGCATTCCATAGACGAAAAAGGACAAAGATAGATGATTACGAAGAtgaatatttcaagaaaagAGATGAAATGGAGGGTATACCAAATAATATTGcagatttgaaaaaccaTCCCTACTATGCAATTGAGAAAGATTTAAAGCAAAACGAAATTCTACGGCCTGGTTGTGTACAATGTGGGTTTTTGAGATTAAAGAGCACAAAGAAACACAATCTCAGCACCATCAAAGTTTATAAACGTTCTGATATATTGCAATGTTTTTCAGCAAGGAATTGGTACATGCAAGGTAGAATTCTCAAAACTGGTTGTATGCCTGCCAAAATAATTAAAGTGAAAGAATTCAATACCGGAGAACAAACGACTGAAAGGCTTTATCATTATGATGATACCGAACCTTATGTCCCTCCTGTAGTTGATTCAGAAGGTAATATACCCATAAATGCATATGGTAATATTGATGTTTACAAACCATGGATGATCCCAAAGGGATGTGTTCTAATTGAAAGCAACTGTGCAATAAAAGCTGCAGCATTTATAGGTATTCCGTTTGCCAAAGCTGTTACTGGCTTTAAATTTGAGAAGAGTAGAGGTGCAAAGACTAGAAGTGCAAAGCCCAGAATCACAGGAGTCGTTGTCGAGACTCAATATTGTGAGGCTGTATGCTCCATGATAGAAGGCATCCATTATTTAGCTGCACAAGAATTAAAGGAGGAACGCGAATTACAAGTTTTGAAGTCCTGGGCAAAACTACTGGCACAATTGAGAGTGAAAAATAGATTGAATGAGAGACATGGGACAATCGAAGATAACGAGGTAAGCGAAGAAGAGCCTAAGACTGAAGATCTGCCTGAATCTGGTGGTTTTATTATagaagaaacaacagaTATCATTCCTGACCAGTCGAATCCTTTTGCACACGAAGAAGAAACTAGGGGCTTTTTCGACCAAGACATATCTACAGAAGCTATCGATAATTATAACAGCAGTGAACGTAGTAAAGTGGAAAATTATGAAGACCCAAACAGCGCAACCTCTTCCAAACGAAACAGCAAGGAAGCCGAGATAGCTGATGAGTACGTTTTGTTCATGGAAGAACTAAATGAAAACGATAGTGACCatatagataataaataa
- the VTC5 gene encoding Vtc5p (similar to Ashbya gossypii AGR160W) produces MKFGTHILIKCVPEWKLNNIDYGKLKRDIKQVTTFNASRKCYAGNGEENDGEREENEELLKLYESFEEQFHHVNLFVSLKVKEVGKRLMTIESTILQWDRKAAMVEGRRYPKLSMRVFKTINKNLDHCSLDLQRLARYLILQKTALRKLIKKFLRYYPYDEADARQFVSKLLACDELQSGHEGISFMQIDLSPYLLQVSLIVGVLYDLERKAQYGDIQESKADGDERTLTRTDTLEGKYGIKSSIVEVLSRHVDSCLTFDNLFWAKFEPLQKLLVPQENVDEMKFLLLNLGYQVIDDTLISTSKQIIHNTVDQTRRLGDENGSLLERNLSLESLTSFDDVQAGAKMSSRSSSRRRVTLFSKQTRTLSQSKIEMFLIDTKYTKGVNSNSHPSLLVQGEKKNSCLLLCHTTGFRNYISTQTLPLDIALKALSHKADQTQQKLQLSPLDKACLDWVESYDAKLSDIAISAKRTRFLVKREVTIDGKASTCVYLITLDEGVTINNSIQLPHAFLEMRMLADCVSTPLNGLSQVDKELIKLIDSISDNSFSCFPLASSHTLWNVANQLKKSTMDTVSNQLYNILINEEIDDCELSPILQDEFFELGQQRLHALATPKLPKSYNSYGNTSQNTPNIDTSSKGVENENRHILRYWNEFDNDESIDQNGFYVDSNFQSFEERREQGFIKFDKAFILSFYQYINQMNRFFSKNNNKIPIQNTTLQSIEECPATQCELDSLVQSRNGVSYASLETQDSMSSSVNQHSQLDSFWSNEQIFDLEAESNSLYEYKHDKVVSMFYLTTLLVSCITTGTTFGIMFSLFSVVGGHETEFDGTIYITALILSSLILSLTLSSFSLLLLFSRYRMAPWWHYTSCIVIFILITFCVCYGLISMFF; encoded by the coding sequence ATGAAATTTGGCACtcatatattaattaaGTGTGTGCCTGAGTGGAAGCTGAACAATATCGACTATGGCAAACTGAAGCGAGATATTAAACAAGTCACGACGTTCAATGCCTCGAGGAAATGCTATGCGGGAAATGGAGAGGAGAATGATGGGGAGCGGGAGGAGAATGAGgaacttttgaagttaTATGAATCGTTTGAAGAGCAGTTTCATCATGTGAACCTTTTTGTCAGCTTGAAGGTGAAGGAAGTTGGTAAACGACTAATGACAATAGAATCCACAATATTACAGTGGGATAGGAAAGCGGCGATGGTGGAAGGGAGGCGGTACCCTAAGTTAAGTATGCGCGTTTTTAAGACGATAAACAAGAATTTAGACCATTGCAGTTTGGATTTACAACGGCTTGCTCGTTATTTGATTCTCCAAAAGACGGCATTAAGGAAGTTGatcaagaagtttttaagGTATTATCCTTACGATGAGGCTGATGCGAGACAGTTTGTATCTAAGTTGTTAGCATGCGATGAGTTACAATCTGGACATGAGGGGATTTCTTTTATGCAGATTGATTTGAGTCCGTACCTGTTGCAAGTATCTCTTATTGTTGGTGTTTTGTATGACTTAGAGAGGAAGGCACAGTATGGTGATATACAGGAGTCTAAGGCAGACGGGGATGAGAGAACTCTAACCCGTACAGATACTCTGGAAGGCAAATATGGTATAAAATCGTCTATTGTTGAGGTCCTTTCTAGGCATGTCGATTCATGTTTAACCTTTGATAATTTGTTTTGGGCAAAGTTCGAACCGCTGCAAAAACTGCTAGTACCACAAGAGAATGTTGATGAGATGAAGTTTCTGTTACTTAACCTAGGGTATCAAGTAATTGACGATACGCTGATATCTACATCAAAACAAATAATTCACAATACTGTTGATCAAACAAGACGACTCGGTGATGAAAATGGATCTCTATTAGAGCGAAATTTGAGCTTGGAATCTTTAACCTCTTTCGATGATGTTCAGGCAGGCGCAAAGATGTCATCTAGATCTAGTTCACGTCGAAGAGTCACTTTGTTTTCCAAACAGACGCGCACTTTATCTCAGTCGAAAATTGAGATGTTTCTCATAGATACGAAGTATACGAAAGGTGTAAACTCTAATAGTCATCCTAGTCTTCTAGTTCAAGgcgaaaagaaaaattccTGTTTGTTACTATGTCACACTACTGGGTTTCGCAACTATATTTCCACCCAAACGTTGCCGTTAGATATAGCGTTGAAAGCCCTTTCACATAAAGCAGACCAAACACAGCAGAAGCTGCAATTGTCGCCATTAGATAAGGCTTGTTTGGATTGGGTTGAGTCATACGATGCAAAATTGAGTGATATAGCAATATCTGCTAAACGCACCAGGTTTTTAGTCAAGCGTGAGGTGACCATCGATGGCAAGGCCAGCACTTGTGTCTATTTAATAACTCTGGATGAAGGAGTTACCATAAACAATTCAATTCAGCTGCCTCATGCATTCTTAGAGATGAGAATGTTAGCGGATTGCGTAAGCACTCCACTTAATGGGTTGTCACAGGTTGACAAGGAGTTAATAAAACTTATCGATAGTATTTCAGACAATTCTTTCTCATGTTTCCCTCTCGCATCCTCACATACCCTATGGAATGTGGCtaatcaattaaaaaaatcgaCTATGGACACTGTCTCTAACCaattgtataatatattgattAACGAGGAAATAGATGACTGTGAACTTTCTCCCATTTTACAAGATgagttttttgaattaGGCCAACAAAGGTTACATGCATTGGCCACTCCAAAATTGCCAAAATCCTATAATTCATATGGTAACACATCTCAGAATACTCCGAATATTGATACATCATCAAAAGGTGTTGAAAACGAAAATCGCCATATATTAAGATATTGGaatgaatttgataatgaCGAATCAATTGATCAAAATGGATTTTATGTCGATTCTAACTTTCAGAGTTTTGAAGAACGCAGAGAACAAGGTTTCATTAAATTTGATAAGGCCTTTATATTGTCATTTTACCAATATATCAATCAGATGAAtcgatttttttcaaagaacaataacaaaataCCAATTCAAAATACTACTCTACAGAGCATAGAAGAATGCCCTGCCACTCAATGTGAGCTGGACTCATTGGTTCAATCTAGAAATGGTGTATCTTACGCAAGTTTAGAGACACAAGATTCTATGTCTTCATCGGTTAACCAACACTCTCAATTGGATTCCTTCTGGTCAAATGAGCAAATATTTGACCTTGAAGCTGAATCCAATTCTttatatgaatataaacaTGATAAGGTCGTTTCCATGTTTTACTTAACCACATTGCTCGTCTCATGCATCACCACTGGTACTACTTTTGGTATAATGTTTTCGTTGTTTAGTGTGGTCGGTGGGCATGAGACAGAGTTTGATGGAACGATTTATATTACAGCACTGATATTGAGCTCCCTAATCCTTTCATTGACCTTGAGCTCTTTCAGCCTGCTGTTGCTTTTCAGTAGATATCGAATGGCGCCATGGTGGCACTACACAAGTTGTATTGTCATATTCATACTAATCACGTTTTGTGTGTGTTATGGCCTCATCTCGATGTTTTTTTGA
- the JAC1 gene encoding J-type chaperone JAC1 (similar to Ashbya gossypii AGR164C): MGFMFHRGISGSYRLLGVGRRWYSSENWFKLFPKTFPTGGATWDVDITQLRREYRQLQAVHHPDIVANAGSDEDSGMSSKLNKAFSTLLKPVLRSQYLLQLQGIDLTNEEVAQGIMQRNPQLLMDVLDVHEQLEELETEEDIKELKGANKERIAKLQKAIGAAFGANDWDKAAQLTVELKYWDNLDKAIKEWEPGKPVQLTH, from the coding sequence ATGGGTTTTATGTTTCATAGAGGGATTTCAGGGTCTTACCGGCTTCTTGGTGTAGGACGAAGATGGTATAGCAGTGAAAATTGGTTCAAGTTGTTTCCGAAGACGTTTCCTACAGGTGGTGCTACGTGGGATGTGGATATTACGCAGCTTCGGAGGGAATATAGACAGTTGCAGGCGGTGCACCATCCTGATATTGTTGCGAATGCTGGATCAGATGAAGATAGTGGTATGTCTAGTAAGTTGAACAAAGCGTTCAGTACGCTTTTGAAGCCTGTGTTGAGGTCACAGTACTTGCTCCAGTTGCAAGGGATTGATTTGACCAATGAAGAGGTTGCGCAAGGGATTATGCAGAGGAATCCGCAGTTGTTGATGGATGTTTTGGATGTTCATGAACAATTAGAAGAATTGGAGACGGAGGAAGATATCAAGGAGCTGAAGGGGGCTAATAAAGAACGGATTGCCAAGTTGCAGAAAGCTATCGGTGCAGCATTTGGTGCTAATGATTGGGATAAAGCTGCGCAGCTTACGGTGGAGTTAAAGTACTGGGATAATTTGGACAAGGCAATCAAAGAATGGGAGCCAGGTAAGCCTGTTCAACTGACTCATTGA